The DNA window TCGTCATTGCCCGCGGAGAAATACTGCTGTGCCTGATCGGAGGCAAGATATTCGAGGAATTTCACAGCGTTTTCGCGGTTGGGCGCATGGGCGGCCAGTCCGCCACCGGAGATATTCATATGCGCGCCATTGCTGCCCTGATCCGGGAAAACCCAGCCGATACCGTCTATGTCGGCGCTGACGCCTGAGACATCCGTGCGGATCGAACGGGCGAAATAATACGTGTTAGAGACGGAAATATCGCATTCTCCCGAAACCAGCCCGCGCAGCTGATCGGTGTCGCCCCCCTGAGGACTGCGTGCCATATTGGCGACGACGCCGCGCGCCCATTCGGTTGCGGCTTCCTGCCCGGCATGGGTGATGATCGAGGCAAGCAGGGTCTGGTTATACTCGTTTGAGGATGAGCGGATGCAGAGCAGGCCTTTGTAGGCCGGGTCCGCCAGATCGACGTAATCATGCGGAGGGTCTGTCACGTCTTCCTTGTCGTAAAAGATGATGCGCGCGCGCTGAGAAAAGCCAAACCACTGGTTGTCTTCATCCTGCAGGTAAGCGGGGATGCGGTTTTCCAGAAGACCACTTTCGACGCTTTGCAAAAGCCCCATGTTCTTCGCGCGTGCCAGCCGCGATGTATCTACCGTCAGCAGAAGGTCGGCAGGGCTGTTGATGCCCTCGGCCTGCATCCGGGTCAGCAGTTCATCGGCTTTGCCCTCGATACGGTTGATCGTGATGCCTGTGGCGTCCGTGAAATCAGAATACAGGCGCTCGTCGGTGTCATAGTGGCGTGACGAGTAAAGGTTCAGCTCACCTTCGGCGAGCGCTGGCAGGGTTGTTGCTGTAAGGGCGAGCGTTGCCACACTCAGGCTGAAGCGTTTCATATCAGTGTCCGTCCGGTTTTATGTCTCATGGCTCGGGAATTCCCGACTAAAACGATCAGAAACATATCCGCGACAGAGTCGCAAGTAATTCCTGACAAAAAAACTATGGAAAGGGTGTGAGCCCCCGGACCTGCCATCCGCGCAGGCCCGGGGCGTAATCTATTCAGCTTTCCGGAGCGATTTTATCCTGGGTTTTCGTGTCGAAATCACCGGCGTCGTGGCGCTCATGCAATTGCAGTTCCGGCTCACCAAAGGTGCGGTTGACCATCCGGCCCCGTTGTACGGCAGGGCGCGCATCAATCGTTTTTGCCCATCGCATAACATTTTCGTAGCTGGTGACATCAAGGAATTCGGCCGCTTCATAGAGCCGTCCCAGCACCAGCTGACCGTACCAGGACCAGATCGCGATATCGGCAATGGTGTAATCTGCGCCGGCGATGAATTCATGTGTCGCCAGCTGGCGCTCAAGCACATCAAGCTGGCGTTTGGTTTCCATCGCGAACCGGTTGATCGGATACTCGAACTTCTCCGGGGCATAGGCGTAAAAATGGCCGAAGCCACCGCCCAGGTAAGGCGCGGAGCCCATCTGCCAGAAGAGCCACGACAGCATTTCCGCCCGTCCGGCAGGATCGGACGGGATGAACCGGTCAAAGCGTTCCGCAAGGTGCAGCAGGATCGCACCGGATTCGAATATCCGCTGCGGCGGGTTGAAGCTGTGGTCTGACAGGGCAGGGATTTTTGAGTTCGGATTAATCCCGACAAATCCGCTGCCGAACTGATCGCCCTCGCCGATGCGGATGAGCCAGGCATCATATTCAGCATCACTGATCCCGAGCGCCAGCAGCTCTTCCAGCAGCACAGTGACCTTTACCCCGTTGGGTGTGGCCAGCGAGTAAAGCTGCAGGGGGTGTTTGCCAACCGGCAGTTCTTTGTCATGCGTCGGGCCGGCGACCGGGCGGTTAATGCTGGCGAATTTTCCGCCGCTTTCCTGATCCCATGTCCAGACTTTCGGGGGGGTATATTCGGCCATGATGATCTCTCTTTTATGAATGTCTGTGCAAAGCTAATGGTCGGGGCCGATGAAACAAGCCCCCGACAGCGGTGTGCCGCCCGCTCGCGCCGGAAGTTGATTTGCCCTGCGCCGGCAGGGCACCTATTATCCCTGGCGGATAATGCGAACCGGAAAGGGCGTGGATGATCATCGTGACCGGCAATCGAAGGGCCGCGCAGGTGATCCTGCGTGCGGTCATCTGTGCCGTGATCTGCGCTATTGCGATGATCGCACAGGCAGATGACGGGGTGGAACGCCCTGCCGGACTGATGTGGAACCGTACCGGTCTGCCGGCTGTCTTTCCCCTGCAGGTGCAGTCTGCTCCGGGGGCGGATTATTACATGACTCTGCGCGATACTGAGACCGGTGAGGCCGCGCTTGCAGCCTTTATCCGGGGCGGAGAGTTTTTTCGGGTACTGGTGCCGCCGGGTACTTTTACTGTCGCCTTTGCCACCGGCCGGAAGTGGCGGGGTGAAGACCTGCTTTTTGGTCCGGCCGCCCAAACGCGGCGTTTTACGCTTGAAAACCCCCTGACATTTCAGATCAGAGACCGCAGCACCCGCGCGGGGCACATTGTCGACATTACGGACATGGCGGAGGGCGAGACAGCGCGGATCACCGTCACGCCGAAAGCGGAGTGCCGTACGCGGATCCTCGGAGCAGGAGACCTCATGCGGCGCCCTGCGTCAGAAGTCTTTGTATCCCCGCGCGAGGGACGTTTTTTATGGGACGAACGGCGCCGGGCGGCGCAGGCGGGCCAGCCCTTTACATGGCGCGCGCCGGACGATGACAGGCGCGCCGGCGCCGAATTCGAGGTTCTTGTGGCACCTCTGCCCGCCACAAGGCCCTCTCCGTGCTGATGCCTGAGAGCCCCGCCGGACTGTGCCGCACCTGGTCGCGCCCGCTCATGTGGCTTCTGCGCGCCTGCCTTACGCTGCTCATTGTGATGCCCGCAGGCCTTCTTATGGCACAGGCGGATGACCCGCCCTGGGTGCGCATTGTACACAAGCCCTATTCTGTCATTCCTGATCTCAGCTTTCTTAATGACGGACCTGCCGGCATGCAGGGCAGAGTGCGTGCGCAGGGCGACGGGCTGGTCTTTGCAGACGGCACGCCTGCGCGCTTCTGGGGCACCAATCTGCAGGCCTATGCGCTCTTTCATACCGGGCCCCGGGACATCCGTGCACAGGCAAAGCGACTGGCCTCGCTGGGCTTTAACCTCGTGCGGATACATCATCACGATTCCGGCTGGGTCAGGCCCAATGTTTTCACGGATCCTGATACGCAGACAAGAACTCTGGACCGTGCCGCGCTGAAGAAAATCGACCTCTGGATCGCGGCGCTCAGGGCCGAGGGCATCTACATCTGGCTTGATCTGCATGTGGGCCGGCGTTTTGTGAAGGGCGACGGGCTCGACGGGTTTGACGAGATTGCGGACGACGAGGGCCGCGCGGACATCAAGGGATATAACTTCGTGTCTGAGACAGCGCAGCAGCGCATGCTGGACTTTCAGAAGACCTATCTGGATCACGTGAACCACGTGACCGGCATCAGCTACCGGGATGATCCCGCGGTGATCGCGGTTCTGATCACCAATGAAAACGATCTCAGCCATCATTTCGGCAACCGGTTGCTGGGCGACAAAGGCGTGCCGTTTCATTCCGGCATCTACATGGCACGCGCGCGCGCCTTCGCGCAGGATCACGGGCTTGATAAAGGCAGCATCTGGCGGTCATGGGAGCACGGGCCGTCGAAGATTTTTCTGGCCGATCTCGAACACAGGTTTTTCGGGCTTATGACGGATGATCTCCGTGATGCGGGCTATGACGGCATGGTGGTCCCGACGAACTTCTGGGGCGACATGCCGCTTTCCGGGTTGCCGTCGCTGAGCACAGGGTCCCTCATTGATGTGCACTCTTATGCCGACAGGGATCATCTGACGCGCAGCCCGCTGGAGCAGGAGGATATGCTGAGCCGGATTGCGGCTGTTCAGGTGCCGGGCCTGCCGCTCAGCGTGTCTGAATGGAACGCAGGTAAATTTCCGCGCAGGGACCGGGCGGTGCTGCCGTTGCGCATGGCGGCCACGGCCGCGCATCAGGGCTGGGATGCACCTATGATCTACGGTTATTCACAGCAACCTCTGGGCAAATCGCTGCAGCCGGACAACTGGTCCGTCGCGAGCGATCCGGCGGTAATTGCCACGCTGCCTGTTGCCGCACTGCTCTTCCGGCAGGGACATGTGCGCCTGGCGGAGAAAACCTATGCTCTGCGCCTCTCGCCTGAGATGCTCTTTGGTCGGAAGATTTCTCCGGAGACGTCCGCCGCAATCCGCACGATTTACGAACAGAGCCGCCTGGTGACCGAAATACCCGCTGTTGCAGAACTGCCCTGGCTCACACCGCGCGAGGCCCCGTCCGATGCCATCACCATTGACGATCCCGACCGGTCATTTCTTGAGCCCGGCGCCACGAAGGTTACTGCTGATACGGGCGAATTCTCACGCGACTTTGTGGCGGGCCACTTCCGGATTGAGACAGGGCAGAGCAAGGTGATCGCGGGGGCCATCGGTGGGCTGGATGCGGACCTGGGTTCTGTATCAGCGCGCCTCGATCAGAGCGCCGGCGTGATTGCGGTGCAAAGCCTTGACGGCGTACCGACAGAACGCTCCGGCAGACTGCTGATTACCGCTATCGCCGGGATCAGGCCTGTGGGCGACGGAAAACCTGCGTTCCGGGTCGAGCCGCTGAGCGGAGTGCTGCACATCACAGCCCCTGCCGGTATGACCCTGCGCGATCTGACCGGAAAGGCGGTGCCGGCAGGTATCACCGCTGACGGATACAGCGTTGGTCTGGCGAATCTTTCCGGGCTGACCTGGACGATCCTGTCGCCCTGAAACGCCGCGGGGCGGGCAGTGGACATAAAAAAACCGCCCCCGAAGGAGCGGCTTTTTATTCATCACGCATCAGGTCTCAGCCCTGGCGGGCTTTGAACCGGCGCTGCGTTTTGTTGATCACATAAACGCGGCCTTTGCGGCGCACAACACGGCAGTCGCGGTGCCGGTTCTTGAGCGAGCGGAGCGAATTACGAACCTTCATGGTCGTCTCCTCATGTTGTGGCGCGGGCCAGCGCCGGGTTGCGGGCAGTCCGGAGGATCCGGACCGGTGAAACAGGTGGTGGGCGATACTGGGATCGAACCAGTGACCCCTTCGATGTCAACGAAGTGCTCTACCGCTGAGCTAATCACCCACTATGTCAGCGTAATTTCAGTGCCCCAAACAAAAACGGGGCGCGAAAAACCGCGCCTGAGCCGCGTCTATAAAAGGAGTCGTCAAAGGGATCAAGGGCTTTTGGCTTTGATATGTTCCAGGCTATGCTCCGACCAAGAGGATAACGAATGCCCAAGACCCCGTTTTATGTAAATCTGCCTGCCGAACCACGCTCCTGCGTGGTTTTTGCCTCTCCTCACAGTGGCCGTGATTATCCGCCGGTGATGATGCGGCGGAGCGTGCTGGATGACCATATGATCCGGTCATCCGAGGATGCCTATGTCGATCAGCTCTTTGATTGTGCTGTACAATTCGGTGCGCCCTTCCTGCATGCCGCCGCGCCGCGTGCCTTTGTCGACCTGAACCGCAGCCCCGAGGAACTGGACCCCGCGCTCATCAGTGGCGTGCGAAGGCAGGGCCATAATCCGCGCGTGGCCTCCGGTCTGGGAGTGATTCCCCGCGTGGTGGCAAACGGACGTGCGATCTACAGCGGCAAGATTTCACTGGCTGAAGCGCGTGAACGGCTGGAGACCTGGTGGCATCCCTATCACCGGTCTTTGCAGGAGCTGCTCGATCAGGCACAGCGCCGGCACGGGCAGGCGGTCCTGATCGACTGCCATTCGATGCCGCATGAGGCGGTCGCCGGCATCGTGCGCAGCGGTGCGCCCCGGCCGGATGTCGTGCTGGGGGATCGTTTCGGGGCGGCGGCATCCGGTGATGTGATGGACCGGGTCGAAGCCGCTTTTGTAACGGCGGGTTTTCGGGTCGCGCGCAATGCGCCCTTTGCCGGTGCCTATATTGCACAGGCCTACGGGCGACCGTCACGCGCGCAGCATGCGGTTCAGGTTGAGATCGACCGCGCGCTTTACATGAACGAGAAAACCATACGGCCCAACGAAAACTACGCCGAAGTGCGACACGCGCTGCGCGCTGTGATCGCGGATATCGCCGGGATTGGCCAGCAGCGCATGCCGCTGGCCGCGGAATAAGCCCAAACATGGGATCAGCGCAGGGCCCGGCCCTTGAGGATCGCATCAGGGCCAAACCGCGCGCGGATGGCATCGGTGGCGCGTTCCGCTTCTGAGCGGCGGCGCGCCTGCGGATCCAGCAGGTCGCCTGACCGGTCCGCTCCCTCGGCGCTGATCAGATCGGAAAGCCCGCATCCGAGCAGCCGGTAAGGGCCTTTTTCGCCGACCTGGTCAAAGAGGCCGCGCGCGGTGCGGTAAACGGTATCTGCCATCTGGGTCGCGTCGCGCAGGCTGATGCGGCGTGAAATCAGCGAATGATCCGACCGTTTGAGTTTGAGCGTGACGACCCGGCCCGCGAGATCTTTGGCTTTGGCGCGGTCGGATACTTTTTCGGCCATGCGCCACAGGTGCCCGTCAAGCAGATCCGGGTCTGCTGTGTCCTCTCCGAAGGTGGTCTCGTTAGAGATCGATTTCATCGGCGCGTGGGCCGAGACCCTGCGCCGGTCTTCGCCGCGCGCGAGATGCCAGAGCCTGTCTCCCATTGAGCCGAAACGCGCGACCAGATCGGTGCGCTCCCAGCGCAGCAGGTCGGAAAACGTGCGGATCCCTGCCTTGTCCAGCGAGGCCTGGGCCGCAGCCCCCACGCCCCAGATCATCCGCACCGGCCTGTCGCGCAGGAAATCATCCGTTTCCGCCTTGCCGATAACCGAAAACCCGTGCGGTTTGTTGAGATCAGAGGCGACTTTGGCGAGAAACTTGTTGTGGCTGAGGCCGACGGAGCCTGTCAGGCCCAGTTCGGTTCGCATCCGGCGGATCAGCCTTGCCAGCATGACCGCAGGCGGCGCCGCGTGCAGCCGGCGCGTGCCGGTAAGGTCCAGAAACGCCTCGTCGAGTGACAGCGGCTCGATATCGGGGGTCATCTCTTCCATCATCGCGCGTATCGCGCGTGAGGCCTCAACATAGGCCTCCATGCGCGGTTTGATGATCACGGCATCGGGGCAGAGTTTCAGCGCCTGAAACATCGGCATTGCCGAACGCACGCCGCGGATGCGCGCAACATAGCAGGCAGTCGAAACAACACCGCGCCGCCCCCCGCCGATGATCACCGGTTTGCCTTCGAGCGTCGGATCATCCCGCTTTTCCACCGAGGCGTAGAAAGCATCGCAGTCCATATGTGCGATTGACAGGCTGAAAAGTTCGTCATGCGCCACGACCCGCGGGCTGGCGCAGGTCGGGCATCGGCGTCCGGCGTCAAATTCTGTCAGGCAATCGCGGCAAAGGGCGGGCATCTGCGTCATCAATGGCTATAAGGGCAGGATGACCCGATTGTATGCCGTCCTGCCGGAAATGAACATGCCGTTTCACGGGGCCAAGATCGCGTTGCTGACAGAAATGGCGCTGCCGGTGATCCTGCGCGATGCACGGCCGGACATTCCCTGGCCCGGCTACTGGGATCTGCCCGGCGGCGGGCGGGAAGGCTGCGAAACACCCGTTGACTGCGCGCGGCGCGAGACCTTTGAGGAACTGAACATTGAGGTGCGCCCGGACCGGATCGTCTGGGGCAGAAGTTTTCTTACCGACGGGCGGCGAAACTGGTTTTTCTGCGCGCATCTGCGGCCCGGAGATCTCACCGGGGCGCGGTTGGGCGATGAAGGCCAGCGATGGGAACTGATGCCGGTTCGGGCGTTTCTCGGGCATCAACGCGTCGTGCCGCATTTTCGCGACCGTCTGCGGCTCTTTCTGGAGGATCCGGGTGGCTGACAGAAAAACCCCCCGCTGCCGAAAGCGGGGGGAGGTAACGAACCTCAGGAAGACGGGGTTCGTCGGGGAGTATCACCTAGGGTCAACTTACCACCTGGAAGTGTATCCACCGAGGAACTTTTCCCTCTGTCTGACTACATACTGTTGTCTGTTGTCGAAGAGCCACAGTTTGTTGCGCCGCTCATGGGGCGATTCGGGCATCAGCAAGGCCCTGTGTACAACTCAGATTATCGCCGGAAAATCAGCCGTTTGGAGCATGGTCTAACCGTTCTGGATTTCCGCGAGAATCGCCTCTGCGGCGCTGCGCGGATCTGAGGCTGTCCAGACCGGACGTCCGACAACAATATGGTCTGCGCCGTCGGAAATGGCCTGCGCAGGGGTGGCGACTCGCTTCTGATCGCCGCGCGCCGCACCTGCCGGACGCACGCCGGGTGTCACGATCAGCCGGCCGTTGGCTTCGGGCAGGGCCCGGATCAGCGCGGCTTCCTGCGGGGAGGCGATGACGCCATCGGCCCCTGCTTCAAACGCTCTTGTGGCGCGGATCCGGACGAGATCGGGGATCTCGCCGTCGCGGATCAGCGCAGCGTCGAGGTCAGCACGATCAAGCGACGTCAGCACGGTCACTGCGAGGATCTTCATCGACGAGCCCGCAGCGCCCTCCATGGCCGCCCGCACCACATTCGGATCGCCGTGCACTGTCAGAAAATCCAGATCGAACTGCGCCAGACCGCGGACCGCGGCCTCGACCGTGGCCCCGATGTCAAAAAGCTTCATATCGAGAAAAATGCGCTTGCCGTGCTCTGATCTGAGTTCATTGGCCAGCGCCAGACCGCCGCCGGTCAGCATTCCCAGACCGATCTTGTAAAAGCCTACCGCATCCCCGAGCTTTTCCGCCACAGCAAGGCCTGAAATCGCGTCGGGCACGTCCAGTGCAACGATCAGCCGGTCATCTGACATATCAATTTCTCCTGATTTCCGGCCTGTGCTTAGGCGCGCGGGGCGTTTTTGTCTATGTGCTGAAGGTGAGCGCGCGCACAAAAAACCGGGATGCGCAGGGCAGGTGCGCATCCCGGTGAAGACTGTGATGACCGGCCGGCTGCCCGGACAGGCACTGCGATCCGGGGGAGGGAACCCGCGTGCCGACCCGCGACCCGGCATGTAACCGGTTGTCTGTCGGGCATAACCACGCCCACTCATTACTGTGACGATGTAATGTTTCGTTTCGCGACATTACTTCGCGCCCCATACGGTCATAATCTAAGGTGTGGCGCGTCGCCGGTAACGGGGAAAGACCGGCGTAATTTCCCGCCTGCCTGTTGATCGGGATCAAGGCGGTCCCTGGTGCCGTTGTCACTATAAGGGCGGGAGATGAGACCCCGGGCCCTTGAAGCGGGCGGGGGCATTGCCCAGATACTGTTCAAGGCCTCAGACGCGTGTATGCCGCCAAGCCGGGTACCGCACAGCAGAGGCGCTTTATAAAGGAGAAGACGATGGATCTGACACGGTTCACCGAGCGGTCGCGCGGTTTTATTCAGGCGGCCCAGACGATTGCAACGCGCGAAAGCCACCAGCGGCTCGCGCCCGAACACATACTCAAAGCTTTGCTGGATGACGATCAGGGTCTTGCGACCAATCTGATCTCTGCTTCGGGTGGTAAGCCTGAACAGGTCACACAGGCACTGGGCCTTGCCCTGGGCAAGATGCCCAAGGTGACCGGTGATGCAGCCCAGGTGTATCTCGATAACACAACCCAGAAGGTGCTGGCCGAGGCCGAAGCGCTGGCCAAGAAGGCCGGAGACAGCTTTGTCCCTGTCGAGCGCATTCTGATGGCGCTCTGCATGGTGAAATCCGGCGCAAAGACAGCGTTGGACAGCGGTGGTGTCACGGCGCAGGGGCTCAATGCCGCGATCAATGATGTGCGCAAAGGGCGGACAGCCGACAGCGCCACGGCGGAAGACGGCTATGACGCGCTGAAGAAATACGCGACCGATCTGACGGCCCGCGCCGAGGAGGGTAAGATTGACCCGATCATCGGGCGCGACGAAGAGATCCGCCGCGCGATGCAGGTGCTCAGCCGCCGGACCAAGAACAACCCGGTTCTGATCGGTGAACCCGGCGTGGGTAAAACCGCGATTGCCGAGGGCCTTGCCCTGCGCATCGTGAACCGTGACGTGCCCGAGAGCCTGCGCAACAAGAAGCTGCTGGCGCTGGATATGGGCGCGCTGATCGCGGGTGCGAAATACCGGGGTGAGTTTGAGGAAAGGCTCAAAGCCGTTCTGACCGAGGTCACGGAGGCTGCGGGTGAGATCATCCTGTTCATCGACGAGATGCACACGCTCGTCGGTGCCGGTAAAGCAGATGGTGCTATGGATGCGGCCAACCTGATCAAACCGGCGCTGGCGCGCGGGGAGCTGCACTGTGTCGGTGCGACGACGCTCGATGAGTACCGCAAATACGTGGAGAAAGACGCGGCACTTGCACGGCGGTTCCAGCCGGTGATGATCCTTGAGCCTACGGTTGAGGACACCATCAGCATTCTGCGCGGCATCAAGGAGAAATACGAGCTGCACCACGGAGTGCGCATCTCGGATTCGGCACTGGTGTCGGCGGCGACGCTGAGCCATCGCTATATCACGGACCGTTTCCTGCCTGACAAAGCCATCGACCTGATGGACGAGGCAGCGTCGCGTCTGCGCATGGCTGTGGACAGCAAGCCCGAAGAGCTTGATGCGCTGGACCGACAGATCATGCAGCTGCAGATCGAAGCAGAAGCGCTGAAGAAAGAAGAGGACGCCGCCTCAAAGGATCGTCTGGAAACGCTTGAAAAAGAGCTTTCCGAACTGCAGCAGGAAAGTGCTGAGATGACGGCCCGCTGGCAGGCGGAGCGGGACAAGCTGGCCGGTGCGCGTGACATCAAAGCCCGGCTCGACCATGCCCGCGCCGAGCTTGATATTGCCAAGCGCGAGGGCAATCTCGCAAAAGCTGGTGAGCTCAGCTATGGCGTGATCCCGCAGCTTGAAAAGCAGCTGGGCGATGCCGAAGGACGCGAGGACAGCGATGTGATGGTCGCGGAATCCGTGCGGCCCGAGCAGATTGCGAGCGTTGTCGAGCGCTGGACGGGGATCCCTGCCGGCAAGATGCTCGAAGGCGAACGCGACAAGCTGCTGCGCATGGAAGACCAGCTGCACAACCGGGTGATCGGTCAGAACAAGGCGGTAAAGGCCGTGGCGAACGCCGTGCGCCGGGCCCGTGCGGGTCTGAACGATGAAAACCGCCCCCTCGGATCGTTTCTTTTCCTCGGGCCGACCGGTGTGGGTAAGACCGAGCTGACCAAGGCGGTGGCCGAGTTCCTCTTTGACGATGACAGCGCCATGGTGCGCATTGATATGTCGGAGTTCATGGAGAAGCATGCGGTCTCCCGTCTGATCGGGGCGCCTCCCGGCTATGTCGGGTATGACGAGGGCGGCGTGCTGACCGAAGCGGTACGGCGGCGTCCGTATCAGGTCGTGCTGTTTGACGAGGTCGAAAAGGCGCATCCGGATGTGTTCAACGTGCTGTTGCAGGTGCTTGATGATGGCATGCTGACCGATGGTCAGGGGCGCACGGTCGATTTCAAGCAGACACTGATCGTGCTGACATCGAACCTCGGTTCTCAGGCGCTGAGCCATCTGCCGGAAGGGGCGGATGCCTCAGAGGCGCACCGGGACGTGATGGATGCGGTCAATGCGCATTTCCGGCCCGAGTTCCTTAACCGTCTGGACGAGACCATCATCTTTGACCGGCTCAGCCGGGATGACATGGACGGTATCGTTGATATCCAGATGGCACGGCTGCTCAAACGGCTGGCGGGTCGCAAGATCACGCTGGAGCTTGATGACGGTGCCCGCAAGTGGCTGGCCGATGAAGGCTATGACCCGGTCTATGGCGCCCGGCCGCTCAAACGGGTGATCCAGCGCGCATTGCAGGATCCGCTGGCAGAGCTTCTGCTGGCAGGTGATGTCAAAGACGGTGATACGATCCCTGTGACGGCCGGTAAGGATGGTCTGATCATACGGGACCGCGTGTCCGCCACGAACAGGCCCAGACCGGATGACGCTGTCGTTCACTGATCCCTGAACAAAACGAAGGCCCGGCGGAGTGATCCGCCGGGCCTTTTTACATGTCCGGGATATCAGCCCTGCGGCGGCAGGATCACGGCGTCGATGACGTGGATCACACCGTTCGAGGTTTCGATATCGGCTGTTGTCACGGTCGCTTCGTTGACCATCACGCCGCTGTCGAGATCGATGGTGATGTCACCGCCCTGTACGGTCGTTGCTGTCATGTCGTCGCTGAGGTCTGTGGACATCACTTTGCCCGGAACGACGTGATAAGTGAGGATCGACACGAGCTGGTCTTTGTTTTCCGGCTTGAGCAGTGTCTCAACGGTACCTTCGGGCAGGGCCGCAAAGGCCTCATCGGTCGGTGCGAAGACGGTGAACGGGCCTTCGCCCTTCAGCGTGTCAACGAGACCGGCTGCTGTGACGGCTGCCACAAGTGTCTCGAATGTGCCGGCGCCTGCGGCGGTGTCTACGATGTCCTTTGAATGGCCATCGGCAAATGCGGTTGTACCTGCCAGCGCGGTTGCTGCGGTCAGTGCAATCATTGTTCTGCGGAACATAATGTTCTCCCTTAACGGTTTACAGTTGGTCTGCCGTGATTGGCATCGTGAAAGAGACGCACCGGACACGCATCCGGATCACCCGGGGATCTGCGCCGGGCAGCTTGACGCGGAGGTGCTGCGTCCTAAGCAGCGGCGAAGCCGGGTTTCCATTCACAAAAATGTCAGGCATTCCTCTGATTCAAACGCACTAAAGCCCGCTCAGAATGCCGGGATCATATCAACCGCGCCCTTCCATCAGACGGATGCAGCAGCGGCAGAACGACAGGCAGAGGTCATGAACTTTCCACCCGACATGGTACTTTTTGATTGCGACGGCGTGCTGGTGGACAGCGAACCGCTGTCCGGTGCGGTACTGGTTGAAAACCTGTCACGCCACGGGCTCGATCTTGGCCCCGATCAGGTCACCGGGCTGTTTCTCGGTGGTACGCTCGCAGGTGTCATGCAGAAGGCGCGCGAAATGGGGGCGGATCTGCCGGACAGCTGGCTGAATGATACTTATCAGGAAATTTTCACGGTGCTGGGCGAGCAGGTCGAACTGATCCCCGGTGTCAGTATGGTTCTCGACCGGCTGGACGCTGCCGGTGTGTTGTATGCCGTGGGCTCCAACGGGCCGCATCGCAAGATGGAAATCAGCCTGAGGCGCACCGGTCTGCGGTCGCGGCTGCAGGGTCGGATCTATTCGCGCGAAGATGTGGCGAAGCCAAAACCCGCACCGGATGTTTATCTGAAAGCATCGGCAGACGCCGGTGTGCCGCCCGCGCGCTGTGTGGTTGTGGAAGACAGTGCCAGCGGCGCGCGCGCAGGGCAGGCGGCGGGCATGTATGTCATGGGCTTTGCGGCGGACACCCCGGCAGAACACCTGTTGCCCCATTGCGACCGGATATTCACCGCGATGAGCGAACTGCCGGAGCTGCTGGGCATCTGAACCGCCGGCAACGTTACAGTCTGCTGTCTCAAACGTGAGAGAAATACATTTGGACTGCTGCCGCTCTGTGCCTAGATAATAAGCACGCGAGCACAACAGGAGACCGCAATGGCATTCCGCTGGAAGAACACGCTGAAGGATAACGACGTCACGGACGAGCACCTCTATCTCAGCCGCCG is part of the Roseobacter ponti genome and encodes:
- the clpB gene encoding ATP-dependent chaperone ClpB — encoded protein: MDLTRFTERSRGFIQAAQTIATRESHQRLAPEHILKALLDDDQGLATNLISASGGKPEQVTQALGLALGKMPKVTGDAAQVYLDNTTQKVLAEAEALAKKAGDSFVPVERILMALCMVKSGAKTALDSGGVTAQGLNAAINDVRKGRTADSATAEDGYDALKKYATDLTARAEEGKIDPIIGRDEEIRRAMQVLSRRTKNNPVLIGEPGVGKTAIAEGLALRIVNRDVPESLRNKKLLALDMGALIAGAKYRGEFEERLKAVLTEVTEAAGEIILFIDEMHTLVGAGKADGAMDAANLIKPALARGELHCVGATTLDEYRKYVEKDAALARRFQPVMILEPTVEDTISILRGIKEKYELHHGVRISDSALVSAATLSHRYITDRFLPDKAIDLMDEAASRLRMAVDSKPEELDALDRQIMQLQIEAEALKKEEDAASKDRLETLEKELSELQQESAEMTARWQAERDKLAGARDIKARLDHARAELDIAKREGNLAKAGELSYGVIPQLEKQLGDAEGREDSDVMVAESVRPEQIASVVERWTGIPAGKMLEGERDKLLRMEDQLHNRVIGQNKAVKAVANAVRRARAGLNDENRPLGSFLFLGPTGVGKTELTKAVAEFLFDDDSAMVRIDMSEFMEKHAVSRLIGAPPGYVGYDEGGVLTEAVRRRPYQVVLFDEVEKAHPDVFNVLLQVLDDGMLTDGQGRTVDFKQTLIVLTSNLGSQALSHLPEGADASEAHRDVMDAVNAHFRPEFLNRLDETIIFDRLSRDDMDGIVDIQMARLLKRLAGRKITLELDDGARKWLADEGYDPVYGARPLKRVIQRALQDPLAELLLAGDVKDGDTIPVTAGKDGLIIRDRVSATNRPRPDDAVVH
- a CDS encoding fasciclin domain-containing protein, whose translation is MFRRTMIALTAATALAGTTAFADGHSKDIVDTAAGAGTFETLVAAVTAAGLVDTLKGEGPFTVFAPTDEAFAALPEGTVETLLKPENKDQLVSILTYHVVPGKVMSTDLSDDMTATTVQGGDITIDLDSGVMVNEATVTTADIETSNGVIHVIDAVILPPQG
- a CDS encoding HAD family hydrolase codes for the protein MNFPPDMVLFDCDGVLVDSEPLSGAVLVENLSRHGLDLGPDQVTGLFLGGTLAGVMQKAREMGADLPDSWLNDTYQEIFTVLGEQVELIPGVSMVLDRLDAAGVLYAVGSNGPHRKMEISLRRTGLRSRLQGRIYSREDVAKPKPAPDVYLKASADAGVPPARCVVVEDSASGARAGQAAGMYVMGFAADTPAEHLLPHCDRIFTAMSELPELLGI
- a CDS encoding NUDIX domain-containing protein, encoding MPFHGAKIALLTEMALPVILRDARPDIPWPGYWDLPGGGREGCETPVDCARRETFEELNIEVRPDRIVWGRSFLTDGRRNWFFCAHLRPGDLTGARLGDEGQRWELMPVRAFLGHQRVVPHFRDRLRLFLEDPGG
- the pyrF gene encoding orotidine-5'-phosphate decarboxylase, which codes for MSDDRLIVALDVPDAISGLAVAEKLGDAVGFYKIGLGMLTGGGLALANELRSEHGKRIFLDMKLFDIGATVEAAVRGLAQFDLDFLTVHGDPNVVRAAMEGAAGSSMKILAVTVLTSLDRADLDAALIRDGEIPDLVRIRATRAFEAGADGVIASPQEAALIRALPEANGRLIVTPGVRPAGAARGDQKRVATPAQAISDGADHIVVGRPVWTASDPRSAAEAILAEIQNG